One Lentimicrobium sp. L6 DNA window includes the following coding sequences:
- a CDS encoding iron-containing alcohol dehydrogenase produces MYSFEYRNPVKIIFGAGSISKIANEIPKTAKVLITYGGGSIMKNGVYEQVKQALKGYETYEFGGIEANPEFETLMKAANVVKEKNIDFLLAVGGGSVLDGTKFIAAAAKYEGEDAWDILAKGAPITCSVPLAGVLTLPATGSEMNMGAVVSRRELKMKLAFLHPLSYPQFSILDPNVMESLPKRQKANGVVDAYIHVLEQYLTFPNEASIQDHWAEGVLKTLLCYGERYVLEDFDYDVAANVMWAATSALNGIIGLGVPHDWATHMIGHEITALHGLDHAQTLAVVMPGMMRIMFEAKEEKIRRFARNVYNISNEEFSVELVIEKTEKFFQSLGVKTKLSEYDIKEEDIPAIIENLAKGNEIKLGEKGLVTAEKVEMILKSQL; encoded by the coding sequence ATGTACTCATTTGAATATAGAAATCCTGTTAAAATTATTTTTGGAGCAGGTAGCATTAGTAAAATAGCCAACGAAATTCCTAAAACTGCAAAAGTCCTCATTACTTATGGAGGAGGGAGCATTATGAAGAATGGTGTTTATGAACAAGTAAAACAAGCCCTTAAAGGATACGAGACTTACGAGTTTGGTGGCATCGAAGCCAACCCAGAGTTCGAAACATTAATGAAGGCCGCAAATGTGGTTAAGGAAAAAAATATAGATTTCCTTTTGGCTGTGGGTGGTGGAAGTGTATTGGACGGAACAAAATTCATTGCAGCAGCAGCAAAATATGAAGGGGAAGATGCTTGGGACATTCTTGCCAAAGGAGCTCCTATCACATGTTCTGTTCCATTAGCAGGCGTATTAACGCTTCCTGCAACGGGTAGTGAAATGAATATGGGCGCCGTAGTAAGCAGAAGAGAATTAAAAATGAAACTGGCATTCCTTCATCCTCTTTCCTATCCTCAGTTTTCTATTCTAGACCCTAATGTGATGGAAAGCCTTCCGAAACGCCAAAAGGCAAATGGTGTTGTTGATGCCTATATCCATGTTTTAGAACAATATTTAACTTTTCCAAATGAAGCCAGCATTCAAGACCATTGGGCCGAAGGAGTATTAAAAACCCTCCTCTGTTATGGTGAAAGATATGTTTTAGAAGATTTTGATTATGATGTTGCAGCTAATGTCATGTGGGCAGCTACATCTGCATTAAATGGAATTATTGGTTTAGGTGTGCCTCACGATTGGGCCACTCATATGATTGGGCATGAGATTACTGCTTTACATGGTTTAGATCATGCACAAACTTTAGCTGTTGTGATGCCAGGAATGATGCGCATTATGTTTGAAGCTAAAGAAGAAAAAATCCGTCGATTTGCTCGTAATGTTTATAATATCAGCAATGAGGAATTTAGTGTAGAATTGGTAATTGAAAAAACTGAAAAATTCTTCCAGAGCTTAGGTGTGAAAACTAAGTTATCAGAATATGATATTAAAGAAGAAGATATTCCTGCCATCATTGAAAACCTAGCCAAAGGAAACGAAATTAAACTTGGAGAAAAAGGATTGGTAACCGCTGAGAAAGTGGAAATGATTTTAAAATCACAACTATAA
- a CDS encoding PAS domain-containing sensor histidine kinase, with amino-acid sequence MSNKNFYIHITLRLFFIISLSIAGTYYVLIEQNYWIASALLVLLVITVVLLIKYFNNINRWMAFFLLGIENEDTTLKPPPKSGNKSIDDVYKGMNRLNDIFKSAKIEINTQEQYFKKVIKQSATGLFSINGNNRIININSAATKLTQLYEFHHVNTFRHIDAALPKFLTHHPLDQNSAIFENQFGQKLLFKLSEIKTQNERIRLVAVSDITKELDNGEVEAWIKLARTLSHEIMNNIAPITTLSQVISSYYKKENQAIEVEELNPKIIANTIKGLNVIQDRSSGLMKFVENYRKFTKLPKPEIHSTDISEVLTGALLAVGTYPHFDQIKVQFKIPKKVFIETDAQLISQVIHNILKNAYESLIQSEIKNPILKISLQQTGTQTSIEISNNGPSIPPEIKEQIFVPFFTTKEDGTGVGLSLSKQIMLKMDGDIYVTEKEEGFTCFVINHNAKT; translated from the coding sequence ATGTCAAATAAAAACTTCTACATACACATCACCCTCCGCTTGTTCTTTATTATTAGCCTGAGCATAGCTGGGACCTATTATGTCCTCATAGAACAGAATTATTGGATAGCCTCTGCCCTACTCGTGCTTCTTGTGATAACTGTTGTTTTGCTCATTAAATACTTTAATAATATCAATCGTTGGATGGCCTTTTTCCTTCTAGGTATTGAAAACGAGGATACCACTTTAAAACCTCCTCCAAAATCGGGTAATAAATCTATCGATGATGTTTATAAAGGGATGAACCGTCTGAACGATATTTTTAAAAGTGCTAAAATAGAAATCAATACACAAGAACAGTATTTTAAAAAGGTGATAAAACAATCGGCCACCGGACTTTTCTCTATCAATGGAAATAATAGAATCATCAATATCAACTCTGCCGCCACCAAACTCACTCAACTTTATGAGTTTCATCATGTAAATACCTTTAGACATATCGATGCAGCCTTACCCAAGTTCCTCACCCATCATCCATTAGATCAAAATTCAGCTATTTTTGAAAATCAGTTTGGACAAAAGCTTTTATTCAAACTCTCTGAAATTAAAACCCAAAACGAGAGGATCAGGTTAGTTGCGGTTAGCGATATCACCAAAGAATTAGACAATGGCGAAGTAGAAGCCTGGATAAAACTAGCTCGTACTTTATCTCACGAAATCATGAATAATATTGCACCCATCACTACCTTATCTCAGGTGATTTCTAGCTATTATAAAAAAGAAAATCAAGCTATTGAAGTGGAGGAACTCAATCCTAAAATCATAGCCAACACCATAAAAGGGCTCAATGTCATTCAAGACAGAAGCAGTGGATTGATGAAATTTGTAGAGAATTATCGAAAATTCACCAAATTACCAAAACCGGAAATTCATTCTACCGATATTTCGGAGGTATTAACAGGTGCATTATTGGCAGTGGGAACCTATCCACATTTCGATCAAATAAAAGTTCAATTCAAAATCCCCAAGAAAGTATTTATAGAAACCGATGCGCAATTGATTTCTCAGGTGATACATAATATTCTCAAAAATGCCTATGAAAGTTTGATTCAGTCAGAAATTAAAAATCCTATTCTAAAAATAAGTCTTCAACAAACAGGAACACAAACCAGCATTGAGATTTCTAATAATGGACCAAGTATTCCTCCAGAAATAAAAGAACAGATTTTTGTTCCATTCTTCACTACCAAAGAAGATGGAACCGGTGTTGGTCTGAGTTTAAGTAAACAAATCATGCTGAAAATGGATGGTGATATTTATGTGACAGAAAAAGAAGAAGGGTTTACTTGCTTCGTTATTAATCATAATGCAAAGACTTAG
- a CDS encoding GxxExxY protein, with product MDENDISYKCIGAAIETHKAVGPGLLESAYENALVHDLREIGFDVQQQLALPFIYKDVRQAVGYRIDLLVENKVIVEIKAVENLLPVHHTQVLTYLKLSGHKLGLLINFNSKTLKHNIHRIVNDL from the coding sequence ATGGACGAAAATGATATTTCATACAAGTGTATTGGTGCAGCCATAGAAACTCACAAAGCAGTTGGACCAGGTTTATTAGAATCGGCCTATGAAAATGCACTGGTCCATGATTTAAGAGAAATTGGATTTGATGTACAACAACAACTCGCCTTACCATTTATTTATAAAGATGTGAGACAAGCAGTTGGATACAGAATAGACTTGTTAGTTGAAAACAAAGTAATCGTCGAAATCAAAGCAGTTGAGAATTTACTACCTGTTCATCACACTCAAGTTCTGACCTATTTAAAGCTATCTGGTCACAAATTAGGATTGTTGATTAACTTCAATTCAAAAACATTAAAACATAATATCCACAGAATTGTAAATGACCTATAA
- a CDS encoding sigma-54 dependent transcriptional regulator — protein sequence MPQKILIIDDNRGVRESLEMLLLTEFDDVYTLSNPNTLISTIKQNQIDVVLLDMNFKTGINSGNEGLFWLKEIQKLDPSISVILITAYGDVELAVKAVKVGAFDFILKPWDNNKLLSTIDASLKLRKTKLENVNLQKTTHLLKNELNANSYSIIGQSDSIKSVMSMIEKVAKTDANIFITGENGTGKELVAREIHRLSKRKDEILVTVDMGAVSESLFESELFGYKKGAFTDAKEDRSGKFEAAQRGSLFLDEIGNLSLAMQAKILTALQNRTITKIGSHQAIPIDIRLISATNKDINKMVEDGEFREDLLYRINTINIELPPLRERGNDAILLAHFYLNKYAQKYGKPAFSLSDKAEKKLLSYNWPGNVRELQHCMEKVVILAEKSKLDEFSFSLNEEQETNSGGFQMGTLEEMEKKMIKASLKKAKGNMSMVAKNLGITRPTLYSKLKKYGL from the coding sequence ATGCCACAGAAAATTCTAATCATTGATGACAACAGAGGCGTGAGAGAGTCCCTAGAAATGCTATTACTCACTGAGTTTGACGATGTATATACGCTCAGCAATCCCAACACATTAATCTCTACTATTAAACAAAATCAGATTGACGTGGTGCTCTTGGATATGAATTTTAAAACGGGAATCAATTCTGGAAATGAAGGATTATTTTGGTTGAAGGAAATTCAAAAATTGGATCCTAGTATTTCTGTGATATTAATTACTGCTTATGGCGATGTGGAACTAGCAGTAAAAGCAGTAAAGGTTGGCGCATTCGACTTTATCCTAAAACCTTGGGACAATAACAAACTATTGAGCACCATTGATGCCAGTCTCAAACTCAGAAAAACAAAATTGGAGAATGTCAATCTTCAAAAAACCACTCACCTTTTAAAAAATGAATTGAATGCCAATTCTTATTCCATCATTGGTCAATCGGATAGCATAAAATCAGTGATGAGCATGATAGAAAAGGTAGCCAAAACCGATGCCAATATTTTTATCACTGGAGAAAATGGAACAGGTAAAGAACTGGTGGCTCGAGAAATCCATCGCCTATCCAAACGCAAAGATGAGATTTTAGTGACTGTGGATATGGGAGCCGTAAGTGAATCTTTATTTGAGAGCGAACTTTTTGGATATAAAAAAGGCGCTTTTACAGATGCCAAAGAAGACCGAAGTGGAAAGTTTGAAGCCGCACAAAGAGGAAGTCTATTTTTAGATGAAATAGGGAATCTATCATTGGCTATGCAAGCAAAAATACTTACTGCACTTCAAAATAGAACCATCACTAAAATCGGAAGTCATCAAGCCATTCCAATTGACATTAGATTGATTTCTGCCACCAATAAAGACATTAATAAGATGGTGGAGGATGGTGAATTTAGAGAAGATCTTCTATACAGAATTAACACGATAAATATTGAGCTTCCTCCTTTGAGGGAAAGAGGCAATGACGCCATCCTACTCGCTCATTTCTACCTCAATAAATATGCTCAAAAATATGGCAAGCCTGCTTTTAGCCTAAGTGATAAAGCAGAGAAAAAACTACTGAGCTATAATTGGCCCGGAAATGTGAGAGAGCTACAACATTGTATGGAGAAAGTAGTTATCCTAGCCGAAAAGTCGAAGCTGGACGAGTTTAGCTTCAGTCTTAATGAGGAGCAAGAAACTAATTCTGGAGGATTCCAGATGGGAACTCTTGAGGAGATGGAAAAGAAAATGATAAAGGCAAGTCTAAAGAAAGCCAAAGGAAATATGAGCATGGTAGCCAAGAACTTGGGAATTACTAGACCTACTTTGTATAGTAAATTGAAGAAATACGGCTTATAG
- a CDS encoding T9SS type A sorting domain-containing protein has protein sequence MRYKILISLILVSASVFLWKSFEEFEKSSQKQMEYKPIDWFYQQRAFPSGDINRDAYQAALKQSSSMHKNPTKSLGTWELAGPVNVGGRLTDVEINPLDEDVIYIGAASGGVFKSNNAGLSFNPIFDESLSLSIGDIALAPSNPDVIYVGTGEANPGGGSLAYDGNGMYKSADGGDSWSHIGLDEIGSVGRVVVSPNDPNTAYVAAMGYLFENNAERGVFKTTDGGANWEKVLFINDSTGAIDLAIHPTNPDIIYAATWERVRRLEFYTYGGEGCGIYKSEDGGENWEELDSGLPSGINVGRIGIGISQSEPDILYAIYADSPGYFEGMYKTENGGDSWSQTNDGNMTDLYASYGWWFGRLKVDPQDADIVYAIGFYLYKTENGGSTWFDITNDVHVDQHEIAISPTNSNLVYLGNDGGLYKSDDGGNNMIHHENLPITQFYTTAIDALEPQRLYGGAQDNGTNRTYNGAIDNWNRVYGGDGFYCLIDPEDNKYVYAEYQYGNLARSTNFGNSFYSAIEGISSSDRKNWNTPVVMNPQNPSSLYYGANRVYKSTNRAQNWQLFSGELSNGEGSGNQKYGTITTLAVSPVDTNIVYAGTDDANVWVTLDNGNLWTKISDDLPQRWISRVVADPEFSNIAYVCLSGFRENEYLAHVYKTEDFGASWEAISEGLPNAPVNDMVIWKGSIDRLIVATDVGVFYQNEDSEEWHVFAEGLPLVAVTDLALDFASGTIAAATYGRSMYRIELSVGLDEIELGSSDFEWQVFPNPIHQDFQISIADFNTDNYFKIYNMSGQLVYSSVLESSKKIFNTNNIGLSSGVYLFELTMNEQVSSRKLIIE, from the coding sequence ATGCGATACAAGATTTTAATTTCCTTAATTTTAGTTTCAGCTTCTGTTTTCTTATGGAAATCTTTTGAAGAATTTGAAAAGAGTTCTCAAAAGCAAATGGAATATAAACCTATAGATTGGTTTTATCAGCAAAGGGCTTTCCCTAGTGGCGACATCAATAGAGATGCTTATCAGGCCGCTTTGAAGCAAAGTTCATCGATGCATAAGAATCCCACCAAGAGTTTGGGGACATGGGAATTGGCAGGCCCGGTAAATGTGGGTGGTCGATTAACGGATGTAGAAATAAATCCATTAGATGAGGATGTTATTTATATTGGTGCAGCCAGCGGAGGAGTCTTTAAATCTAATAATGCAGGCTTGTCCTTTAATCCTATTTTCGATGAGAGTTTGAGCTTGTCCATTGGTGATATTGCTTTAGCACCTTCAAATCCAGATGTGATTTATGTAGGAACTGGCGAGGCCAATCCTGGAGGAGGTTCTTTAGCTTACGATGGTAATGGCATGTATAAAAGTGCTGACGGAGGAGATTCTTGGTCGCATATTGGTTTAGATGAGATAGGATCGGTTGGACGAGTAGTGGTTTCCCCAAATGATCCAAATACGGCTTATGTGGCTGCTATGGGTTATTTGTTCGAGAACAATGCAGAGCGAGGCGTTTTTAAAACCACTGATGGAGGGGCTAATTGGGAGAAGGTTTTGTTTATTAATGATTCCACTGGAGCTATCGATTTAGCTATACACCCGACTAATCCTGATATTATATATGCTGCTACTTGGGAGCGCGTTAGAAGATTGGAGTTTTATACTTATGGAGGTGAAGGCTGTGGGATTTACAAAAGTGAAGATGGCGGAGAGAACTGGGAAGAATTAGACAGTGGATTGCCTTCAGGAATTAATGTGGGTAGAATCGGAATCGGAATTTCACAAAGTGAACCGGATATCTTATATGCGATTTATGCGGATAGTCCTGGATATTTTGAGGGAATGTATAAAACTGAAAATGGTGGCGATTCTTGGTCTCAAACCAATGATGGAAATATGACTGATCTATACGCTAGTTATGGTTGGTGGTTCGGAAGGTTAAAAGTAGATCCTCAAGATGCAGATATTGTGTATGCCATTGGATTCTATTTATACAAAACAGAAAATGGGGGAAGTACTTGGTTTGATATTACCAATGATGTTCACGTAGATCAGCATGAAATTGCGATATCTCCAACAAATTCTAACTTGGTATACTTGGGGAATGATGGTGGCTTATATAAATCAGATGATGGTGGAAATAATATGATTCATCATGAGAATTTACCTATCACACAATTTTACACCACAGCCATTGATGCTCTTGAACCGCAACGATTATATGGAGGAGCCCAAGATAATGGAACCAATAGAACTTATAATGGAGCCATTGATAATTGGAATAGAGTCTATGGAGGGGATGGCTTTTATTGCCTGATCGATCCAGAGGATAATAAATATGTTTATGCTGAATATCAATATGGAAATTTAGCTCGTTCTACAAATTTTGGCAACTCCTTTTACTCGGCTATCGAAGGGATAAGCAGTTCAGATAGAAAAAACTGGAATACACCAGTGGTGATGAATCCTCAAAATCCATCCTCATTATATTATGGTGCTAATAGAGTATACAAATCAACCAATAGAGCTCAAAATTGGCAATTGTTTTCTGGGGAACTTTCCAATGGGGAAGGAAGTGGAAATCAAAAATACGGAACCATTACTACTTTGGCCGTTTCACCAGTTGATACCAATATTGTATATGCGGGTACTGATGATGCTAATGTTTGGGTAACCCTGGATAATGGTAACCTTTGGACTAAAATAAGTGATGATTTGCCACAGCGATGGATTAGTAGAGTTGTGGCAGATCCGGAATTTTCTAATATTGCTTATGTCTGTCTCTCAGGATTCAGAGAGAATGAATACTTGGCACATGTTTATAAGACTGAAGATTTTGGAGCAAGCTGGGAAGCTATTTCAGAAGGATTACCTAATGCACCAGTAAATGATATGGTGATTTGGAAGGGCAGTATTGACAGATTGATTGTAGCTACCGATGTTGGTGTCTTTTATCAAAATGAAGATTCGGAGGAGTGGCATGTTTTCGCTGAGGGTTTACCCTTGGTTGCTGTAACAGATTTGGCTCTAGATTTTGCTTCCGGAACTATAGCGGCAGCAACTTATGGGCGCTCCATGTATAGAATAGAATTATCAGTTGGGCTTGATGAAATTGAATTAGGCTCCTCTGATTTCGAATGGCAGGTTTTTCCTAACCCTATTCATCAAGATTTTCAAATTTCTATAGCGGATTTTAATACAGATAATTATTTCAAAATCTATAATATGAGTGGACAGCTAGTATATTCTAGTGTCTTAGAATCCTCAAAAAAAATATTTAATACTAATAATATTGGTCTAAGTAGTGGCGTTTACCTATTTGAGCTAACAATGAATGAACAAGTTAGTAGTCGAAAACTGATTATTGAGTAG
- a CDS encoding nuclear transport factor 2 family protein, with product MMNKFTILIFLFACQFSWAQSFQEPTIEQNVLRIIEDFNAHVNNKNLIEIDLYLMDNAQLSRIQHLKADLQLTQITPNELANKNWVSKRYEFVPQVDVRSSFASVYGYYTAFDTNGVKKCGTDYYQLFQQKGRWRIIAYTETIYNTCKSIEPRKTEISLINNTLDEWHGLAAVGDSTYFDYFSSGSFYLGTDPKEVWSLQGFKDFAMPHFRRGAAWSFKNKSRNVHLGDYGHYAWFDEKLDTWMGLCRGSGVMEKQSDGWKIKFYSLTVLVPNSKINAYIKILNND from the coding sequence ATGATGAATAAATTTACCATTTTGATTTTCTTATTTGCTTGCCAATTTTCTTGGGCGCAGAGTTTTCAAGAACCAACCATTGAGCAAAATGTGCTGAGGATTATCGAAGACTTCAATGCACATGTCAATAATAAAAATCTCATTGAAATAGATTTATATTTAATGGATAATGCCCAACTCAGTAGAATACAACATTTGAAAGCTGATCTGCAATTAACACAGATTACACCAAATGAATTGGCCAATAAAAACTGGGTTTCAAAGCGATATGAGTTTGTTCCTCAGGTAGATGTGCGCTCTTCTTTTGCTAGTGTTTATGGTTATTATACAGCCTTTGATACCAATGGAGTGAAGAAATGTGGGACCGATTATTACCAGCTTTTTCAACAAAAGGGGAGATGGAGAATTATTGCCTATACAGAGACTATTTATAATACCTGTAAATCCATCGAACCCAGAAAAACAGAGATTAGTTTAATTAATAATACTTTAGATGAATGGCATGGGTTGGCAGCTGTTGGTGATTCTACTTATTTTGATTATTTTAGTAGTGGCAGTTTTTATTTAGGTACGGATCCTAAGGAAGTCTGGAGCTTACAAGGTTTTAAAGATTTTGCAATGCCACATTTTAGACGTGGTGCTGCTTGGAGTTTTAAAAATAAAAGTAGAAATGTTCACTTGGGTGATTATGGGCATTATGCTTGGTTCGATGAAAAGTTGGATACTTGGATGGGTTTGTGCAGAGGAAGTGGTGTGATGGAAAAACAATCTGATGGCTGGAAAATTAAATTCTATAGTCTTACTGTCTTAGTTCCCAATAGTAAAATTAATGCATACATAAAAATCCTAAATAACGATTAA